The Blautia obeum ATCC 29174 region AATCGCCAGAGAAGCGTATTTCCAAGCGATACAGCTCTATTAAAGGCACTGTATCTTGCCACATTTGAAGCTACGAAGAAATGGACCAGTACGATCCGCAACTGGGCACAGGTGTATGGTGAACTGAGTATTATGTACGAAGGACGCCTCCCAGAGTAACGAATAAACAGGCGAATAAGACGGGCGGAAAACCGCCTGCTCTTGACATGCCATTCAACAACTGTTATATATAAAACAAGGGTGAGAAGCCTGATTTTCAGGCTTGCCACCCTTGCATATCATAGAAGAATCTTATTTACAGACTTTTTCTCACAGTCTCACAGGTTCTGTCCTCGATAACTAATGACCTATCTTATATCAGTTTTTTCTGTTTACACAAAACTTGAAACGCTCTCGAGAGCGTTTACATTTTTCTTGTACCCTTGATGTAATATATCGAATACTCAACTCTTTTTTATCCAATACAAATCTGCACATACCTAGTCAATAATCGCCTCTTCGTTATTTCTATTCTGCGTTTTATAATTCAAGAATAATTTGCAATTATTTGCAATTCCACCGTTCATCACGATATACTAAAAAATCTTTCCTTCTCAGAAATATTTAATAGTTATCTCCCAGTGTAATAGTTGTTTCCAAACTTTCTATTTTATCGCAAACATCTGTCAGTGAATCATATGGTCCAAGTCCTTTTATATCATTCAATTTATCTGCCAAATCTGATATGGAATTATCTGATCCATATCCTTTTATATCATCCAATTTAGAATTCATTTCTTGTAATTCAGCAAGAATCTGTTCCATAAGATTTACTAATTCATCCATATTCTTTTTCCTCCTTATATAAATGCTCAATAGCAAGTACTATCAAAAATCAACCAAAGTTTTGGTACTTACAATTTAACATTTACTCGTATACGTTTAGACAAGATAAATTAAAAAAGAAGAGCTTTCTGTCGAAACAGATGACACTTTCCTTTCATGACTGATTTTTTGTTGCTCGTCAACTGTCCGGCATCCGAAGTTCGGATTTTATGTGTCAGTTCACATGATAGATATATAGCCTATCTATTGATTACAGTATACACAGAATGAAGGGATTCGGCAATGGATTTGATAGAAAATGGTGGTGCTAGAATGGTAGATTACACACGTAATCAAACAATACTAGTTGGGTCGTTTTTTCTGTGGAAAAGAGGGGAAAATGACGATATAATATGATACAGGATAAGTTGCGATTTGGAGATGAGATAATGAATATATATGAATTATTGAATAAAATTGTAGTGAATAGAAGACATTCGCTGTCGGTCAATTTGTTTACTGAAGAAGCTAGGGAAGAATTAGATGAGAACGAAAAACATATTTTTGATTTGTTGAGGAATATATCTTCTCTAGGAACAAAAATTTATAATAAAGGAATAGAATTTCATCCAATGTTTGTAATGTCCGATGGTAGTCGGACTTTTTCGATAGATGATATATCTGAAGATGATTATTTGGTGCTGCAGAATTTGGAATTGGATAAAATACCTTTGAGCTTACGTGCGTTGATTGCAGATCTACTGTGGACTAAGAAAAAGAAATTTGATGCAGCTAAAATTGCAGCAGATGCGTATTGGCAATTATTTAAGCTGTGGTATAAGGACGAAGATAATATTGGTACGCTTGATATGATTCGCAGAGCAGTGTGTATTTCGGCGCAAACAAAGCAAACTACATTGTATAACGAAATACAAGAGTGGTTTAAGGAGTTTATAGATACTAGGGCAGCAAGTACAGAGGGCTTTTTTGCATTGAGAGTAATGGAATTGTTCTTTGAACAAAAGTATTTTGACGTATCGGTAATTTTGAAAGTATTAGATGATTTGATTGAAAAAAACAACGATAATATTGCAAAGGTAGAACAAGCTTATGAGTTAAAAGAGGAATGTTTATTTAAATTGCAGAGAAAAGAAGAAGCAACGCAAAATAATATTTTGTTGGCAGATTATTATATAAAATTTGCTGAGAAAATATTTCAGAAGGATATACAAGGAGCGTTAAGAGCTGTTAATTTTTTTCAAAAAGGAATAATATTATATCGGAATAATGGAGAGCCGGAAAAGGCAGAAACTACTCATAAAAGGCTTGTTGAAATTCAGAGAGAAATCCCCAAAATAATGGTGCCGTTTTCTATTGAATTAGATATTAAAGGTGTTGTCGACAATCTTAAAGTTAATATGGAAGGGCTATCGTTTGAGGAATGTGTAATTCGGCTGACTCAAATGTTTGTGTTTGAAAAGCAGGAGGATATTAAAAAACGTGTAATAGAAGAATTTAAAGATAACCCGATTTCACATTTGTTTGGCAAGAGTTTAATAAATGCCCAAGGACAAACAGTGCTGGTATTACCACCACTTGATATTCATGATCCAGAAAAAAATCCGAAACTTATGGAACTACATATGTATCAAAATGCATTGGAAAAGCAAAAAGTCACGGGTGATATTTGGATGAAGAATGCTTTGCTTATAATAAGAGATAAATTTGTTATGAATAAATCTATGGTGGAGTTTTTGGTAAAAGATAATCCAATTATTCCAGATGGAAGAGAAAGAATTTTTCAAAGCGGATTATATATGTTTTTGAACGGAGATTATTATGAAGCATTACACATCCTTGCACCACAGGTAGAAAACCTTTTTAGAAATATTGCACGAGAGGTTGGCGGCTTAACAGTAACATTGGAAAATGATGGTTCGTCAATGGAAAAGGTATTAAGTTCAATTTTTTCTTTGCCAGAATTATTAGATTGTTATGATAATGATATTTTGTTTACATTTAGAGGGCTGCTAAACGAGCAATCTGGTGCCAATATACGAAATGAAATTGCACATGGCATCATAAGTGGATATGCTTGCTCTACAGGTGTTTGTCTATATTTTGGTGTGGCAGTTATAAAGTTACTTTCGCTTACATCATCTTCCTGTTATCAGATATTAAAAAAAAGTGAAAAGCTAAAGCATTTTGAAATGCCAGATAAGGACGCACTCAAAGTAGTTAAGTAATATTGCGAAAATCCTTAGTAGTAACTCTAGCTTGTTTTGCTACCAACTTTACTACTAACAGCCCGCAACAACTTGCATAAAAATACTTTTCATTTGCCATGGCAATGTTTAAGGAACGGAGCAAAAGCTTTGATTTTATTGGGTTTCTTGGAGGAAAGTGTAGAATTTATACCTTTGAAAGACCGGATCGGAATAGTTGAAATAATATAAAGGCGTGGGAGAAATCCTACGCCTTTTACATATAATCGCACAATTAGAACGAAAAAAGCCTCGTGATCATGTACGAAAATGAAAGTAAAACTTATTAGACGATATAAGGTATAAATTCATCCTTTGAAAGAATATTAGCTATTTATAGCATCCGTTTTAATAAAGCTATTCGACTAGGAAACAGTTGTTATACCGGCTAAAAATGGTGTAATAAACAGGTGAAATAGATGGCGTTTTTGCCGATAGTGTGATATACTAGTCAGTAGATTAGTAAGTTTGGATTTGATTTATAATGGATGGGGGATGGCAGATGAAATACCTTTTAGTTGCTGATATAGCAAAAAAATGGAATATGTCAGAACGCAGTGTTAGAAATTACTGTGCAAAGGGGCGTGTGAACGGTGCGTTTCTCACTGGTAAGACATGGAACATTCCAGAAAACGCAGAGAAACCGGAGCGCACCAACAAAAGAAAAGAAGAACCGATTACGTTGTTGGATATTCTGAAAGAGCAGAAGGCAAGTAAATACTCCGGCGGGATTTATCATAAGACACAGATTGACTTGACCTATAACTCTAACCATATGGAAGGAAGCCGTCTGACGCACGATCAGACCAGATATATCTTTGAAACCAATACCATCGGTGTAGAAAAAGAAGTGCTGAACGTGGATGACGTGATTGAAACAGCAAATCACTTCCGTTGCATTGATGTGATTATTGATCACGCAAAAGCAGCTCTGACGGAGAAGTTCATTAAAGAAATTCACTTGGTTTTGAAGAATGGCACCAGTGATTCCAGAAAAGATTGGTTTGCTGTCGGCGATTATAAGAAACTTCCGAATGAAGTCGGCGGCATGGATACCGTCCTTCCGGAAGAAGTTGCCGATAAAATGAAGGCATTGCTAACGGAATACAACGCCAAAGAAGAAAAGACCTTTGCGGATATTCTTGACTTCCATGTGAAGTTTGAGCGGATCCATCCATTCCAGGACGGCAACGGTCGTGTGGGCAGATTAATTATGTTTAAGGAATGTCTGAAATATAATATCGTTCCGTTTATCATTGAGGATAATCTGAAGATGTTCTACTACCGTGGACTGAAAGAGTGGAACAATGAGAAAGGTTATTTGACAGATACCTGTTTGACCGCACAGGATAAGTACAAGGCATATTTGGATTATTTTAGAATTGCATATTAAACGTGATTCAAAGTGAAAAATTTGCGATTTGAGAAAAAATAATAATATACATTTTAAAGACGGGAGTAAATACATGTTCTATAAAATGATAGAAAATAAGTGTACACAATGGTATGAATCAGAACGGTGTACGGTTAAAAACTTAATTGAGTA contains the following coding sequences:
- a CDS encoding DUF4209 domain-containing protein produces the protein MNIYELLNKIVVNRRHSLSVNLFTEEAREELDENEKHIFDLLRNISSLGTKIYNKGIEFHPMFVMSDGSRTFSIDDISEDDYLVLQNLELDKIPLSLRALIADLLWTKKKKFDAAKIAADAYWQLFKLWYKDEDNIGTLDMIRRAVCISAQTKQTTLYNEIQEWFKEFIDTRAASTEGFFALRVMELFFEQKYFDVSVILKVLDDLIEKNNDNIAKVEQAYELKEECLFKLQRKEEATQNNILLADYYIKFAEKIFQKDIQGALRAVNFFQKGIILYRNNGEPEKAETTHKRLVEIQREIPKIMVPFSIELDIKGVVDNLKVNMEGLSFEECVIRLTQMFVFEKQEDIKKRVIEEFKDNPISHLFGKSLINAQGQTVLVLPPLDIHDPEKNPKLMELHMYQNALEKQKVTGDIWMKNALLIIRDKFVMNKSMVEFLVKDNPIIPDGRERIFQSGLYMFLNGDYYEALHILAPQVENLFRNIAREVGGLTVTLENDGSSMEKVLSSIFSLPELLDCYDNDILFTFRGLLNEQSGANIRNEIAHGIISGYACSTGVCLYFGVAVIKLLSLTSSSCYQILKKSEKLKHFEMPDKDALKVVK
- a CDS encoding Fic family protein, translated to MKYLLVADIAKKWNMSERSVRNYCAKGRVNGAFLTGKTWNIPENAEKPERTNKRKEEPITLLDILKEQKASKYSGGIYHKTQIDLTYNSNHMEGSRLTHDQTRYIFETNTIGVEKEVLNVDDVIETANHFRCIDVIIDHAKAALTEKFIKEIHLVLKNGTSDSRKDWFAVGDYKKLPNEVGGMDTVLPEEVADKMKALLTEYNAKEEKTFADILDFHVKFERIHPFQDGNGRVGRLIMFKECLKYNIVPFIIEDNLKMFYYRGLKEWNNEKGYLTDTCLTAQDKYKAYLDYFRIAY